In Mercurialis annua linkage group LG5, ddMerAnnu1.2, whole genome shotgun sequence, a single genomic region encodes these proteins:
- the LOC126680633 gene encoding rop guanine nucleotide exchange factor 1-like — translation MGSVSSEEDEDRCRGSYSLSADVSESDSCSSFSCRRFDVGASTSITSSPRLGSSVAAAGFCFQSPIILPKDVLLWNVKPEKRDTDLSEVELMKERFAKLLLGEDMSGGGKGVCTALAISNAITNLSATVFGELWRLEPLAPAKKSMWRREMEWLLCVSDSIVELVPSIQNFPGGGTYEIMATRPRSDLYVNLPALKKLDAMLIGMLDGFHETEFWYVDRGIIVADDGDCDVYPSGISGGRPSIRQEEKWWLPCPKIPSNGLSEDARKRLQQCRDCTNQILKAAMAINSSVLAEMEIPTAYLETLPKNGKACLGAIIYRYITAEQFSPECLLDCLDLSTEHHTLEIANRIEASVHVWKQKDQRNQTNHTKVKHSWGGKVKGLVADSKKKNHFLADRAETLLQSLRLRFPGLPQTALDMHKIQYNKDVGQSILESYSRVMESLAFNIMARIDDVIYANDAMKQSVEAESAAVFNRGGFGGIPIQKRMSPSPFSIQHSPFTSPFATPTFCSSTPVGGSPGRAPSSLKKNNMKEASDQKFEKPCAADFEKVWSYTGNLSSRRVSGDAPERD, via the exons ATGGGGAGTGTGTCGTCAGAGGAGGATGAAGACAGATGCCGAGGAAGTTACAGTTTAAGTGCTGACGTAAGCGAGTCCGATAGCTGTAGTAGTTTCTCGTGTCGGCGGTTTGATGTCGGCGCTTCTACTTCTATCACTTCCTCTCCTCGTTTAGGTTCTAGTGTTGCCGCCGCCGGTTTTTGTTTTCAGTCGCCGATTATTCTTCCTAAAGATGTTCTTCTTTGGAATGTTAAGCCTGAGAAACGAGACACCGATTTATCAG AAGTGGAACTGATGAAGGAGAGATTTGCTAAGCTACTTCTAGGAGAAGACATGTCGGGAGGTGGTAAAGGAGTTTGTACTGCACTCGCCATCTCTAATGCCATCACTAATCTTTCTG CAACTGTGTTTGGCGAGCTATGGAGGTTAGAGCCATTAGCTCCAGCGAAGAAATCGATGTGGCGAAGAGAAATGGAGTGGTTGTTATGTGTGAGTGATTCCATTGTTGAGCTTGTTCCTTCTATTCAGAATTTCCCTGGTGGGGGTACTTATGAGATCATGGCAACTCGACCGCGTTCTGATTTGTATGTGAATCTGCCGGCTTTGAAGAAGCTTGATGCTATGTTGATTGGTATGCTCGATGGGTTTCACGAGACAGAGTTTTGGTATGTTGATAGAGGGATAATCGTAGCTGATGATGGTGACTGTGATGTGTATCCGTCGGGTATTTCTGGTGGGAGGCCTTCAATTAGGCAGGAAGAGAAGTGGTGGTTGCCGTGTCCGAAAATTCCTTCGAATGGGTTGTCTGAGGATGCAAGGAAAAGATTGCAGCAGTGTAGAGACTGTACTAACCAGATACTGAAGGCTGCTATGGCAATTAATAGTAGTGTGCTTGCTGAGATGGAGATTCCTACTGCATACTTAGAGACTTTGCCGAAG AATGGAAAAGCTTGCCTGGGAGCTATAATCTATCGCTACATAACAGCCGAGCAGTTCTCACCAGAATGTCTTCTTGATTGCCTAGATCTCTCAACAGAGCATCATACACTGGAAATAGCCAACAGAATTGAGGCATCAGTGCATGTCTGGAAACAGAAAGATCAGAGAAACCAAACAAATCACACAAAAGTTAAGCATTCATGGGGCGGCAAGGTCAAAGGTCTAGTTGCTGATTCTAAGAAAAAGAATCATTTTCTGGCCGACCGAGCTGAGACCCTCTTACAGAGCTTAAGGCTTCGTTTTCCTGGTCTTCCACAGACGGCACTGGATATGCACAAAATTCAATACAACAAG GATGTTGGACAGTCGATTCTTGAAAGCTATTCAAGAGTAATGGAGAGCTTGGCCTTCAACATAATGGCAAGGATAGACGATGTTATTTACGCAAACGATGCCATGAAACAAAGTGTTGAAGCAGAATCGGCTGCCGTATTTAACAGGGGTGGTTTCGGTGGCATTCCTATCCAGAAGCGAATGTCTCCCAGCCCTTTCTCCATCCAACACAGCCCCTTTACCTCTCCATTTGCGACCCCGACGTTCTGTTCGTCCACTCCGGTGGGTGGAAGCCCCGGAAGAGCACCATCCTCTCTAAAAAAGAACAACATGAAGGAAGCATCTGATCAGAAATTTGAGAAACCATGTGCAGCCGACTTTGAGAAGGTTTGGTCATACACGGGCAACCTCAGCTCGAGGAGAGTATCCGGAGATGCTCCAGAGCGAGATTGA